Proteins found in one Vallitalea guaymasensis genomic segment:
- a CDS encoding DUF350 domain-containing protein — protein sequence MNPIISSIIYFAIGMFFCAIGYKVFDMITPFDLNKEIDDHNVAAGLAVAGIFIGVAIVVSAAII from the coding sequence ATGAATCCTATCATTTCTAGTATTATATATTTTGCAATAGGTATGTTTTTCTGCGCAATAGGATATAAGGTGTTTGATATGATAACACCATTTGATTTGAATAAAGAGATTGACGATCACAATGTTGCTGCAGGTTTAGCTGTAGCAGGAATATTTATTGGAGTGGCAATAGTTGTTAGTGCTGCAATAATATAA
- a CDS encoding rhomboid family intramembrane serine protease, with protein sequence MKNILSKIEYNSPVVLTFSLLATAIFFIDQIIPLDIINSLFVYRGGFSLISLVQMILWPLGHASIDHLLGNITLILLIGPMLEEKYSSKTILILIIITTVVIGFFQAIIFSSGILGASGIVFMMIILTSFTNMKDGKVPLTFIFIAILFLAKEIYNGIFVTNNISELGHILGALVGMGYIYIVQKNKKKQSI encoded by the coding sequence TTGAAGAACATATTAAGCAAAATAGAATATAACTCACCAGTGGTTCTGACATTTTCTTTATTGGCAACAGCAATTTTCTTTATTGATCAGATTATACCTTTGGATATTATTAATTCCTTATTTGTTTATAGAGGTGGATTTTCTTTGATAAGTTTGGTACAGATGATTTTATGGCCTTTGGGACATGCTTCTATAGATCATTTGCTAGGGAATATTACATTAATTCTATTGATAGGACCGATGCTTGAAGAGAAATATTCTTCAAAAACAATTTTAATCTTAATTATTATAACAACAGTAGTGATTGGATTTTTTCAAGCTATTATTTTTAGTAGTGGAATATTAGGAGCTAGTGGTATTGTATTCATGATGATAATACTAACTTCCTTCACTAATATGAAAGATGGAAAAGTTCCCCTTACATTTATATTTATAGCTATATTATTCTTGGCTAAAGAAATATATAATGGGATATTTGTAACTAATAATATCTCAGAATTAGGGCATATATTAGGAGCTCTTGTAGGAATGGGATATATATACATAGTACAAAAAAATAAGAAGAAGCAAAGTATATAG
- a CDS encoding type III secretion system chaperone family protein, with translation MDIKQRIESFMLDMNLVFEELDESTWKIEDDLSHIDNIVVKLVEPIVLFRVKIMELPKTNKEEFYRTVLELNANDLVHGAYAIENDSLVIIDTLQAENLDQNEFQSTIDSIGLALIQHYDLLAKFAN, from the coding sequence ATGGATATAAAACAAAGAATTGAAAGTTTCATGCTAGACATGAATTTAGTTTTTGAAGAACTAGACGAAAGCACATGGAAGATAGAAGATGATTTATCTCATATAGATAATATCGTAGTGAAATTAGTAGAACCAATAGTTTTATTTAGAGTAAAAATCATGGAGTTGCCAAAAACGAATAAAGAAGAATTCTATAGAACAGTCTTAGAATTAAATGCTAATGATTTAGTTCACGGAGCTTACGCTATTGAAAATGACAGCTTAGTTATAATAGATACTTTACAGGCAGAAAATCTTGACCAGAATGAATTCCAATCAACAATAGACAGTATTGGTCTAGCTCTAATACAACACTATGATTTATTAGCTAAATTTGCAAATTAA
- a CDS encoding MATE family efflux transporter encodes MDKREFRDYYKEYSNRVIKTKVILSVASNADNIIAAAFISSVVLASLALIMPLVIFIIALSVMFSAGLGSYIGFYLGRDNINKANDLASFIIIVISIISLIIGMITSINASSIASILGASGKYHTAATIYLRILGISFIPQIISTVLDKLIMNDGSPKFTYQVNIITMIINLSFNLLLVIAFSMGVKGLALATLLSQLFHLGVNIYYFIKKSKFIRFIFPSYHFHELKRILYNGSSDFLSVFTDAIMIYVVNKAILKFLPNEYLEAFASATIFTALITKIYVGSQVGLQPILSRFLGKGYFNKLKNIFVYSLKRSVVYAVILYIILIPVSFILLPYLLDNKDLVFIAFRIYLGVGIAYISSCVGVQIILFFTAINRPIESLAIAFIRTIILIPLSSISMIYLIGVDGIAIGFLLPEILISVVFVYYYKKADFMKYKIEYDR; translated from the coding sequence ATGGATAAAAGAGAGTTCAGGGATTATTATAAAGAATATTCTAATAGAGTAATTAAAACGAAGGTTATTTTATCTGTAGCTTCTAATGCAGATAATATCATAGCTGCGGCTTTTATAAGTTCTGTTGTACTTGCTTCATTAGCACTAATCATGCCATTGGTAATTTTTATTATAGCTTTGTCAGTAATGTTTTCAGCTGGTTTAGGTTCTTATATAGGATTTTATTTAGGGAGAGATAATATCAATAAGGCTAATGATTTAGCTAGTTTTATTATTATAGTTATAAGTATTATTTCTCTGATAATTGGTATGATTACGTCAATTAATGCAAGTTCTATAGCTAGTATATTAGGTGCAAGTGGAAAATATCATACAGCAGCAACCATTTATCTTAGAATTCTAGGAATCAGTTTTATTCCACAGATAATATCTACAGTTCTTGATAAATTGATTATGAATGATGGTTCTCCAAAATTTACTTATCAAGTGAATATAATTACTATGATTATCAATTTATCTTTTAATCTATTATTAGTAATAGCCTTCAGTATGGGTGTTAAAGGTTTAGCCTTAGCAACACTTTTAAGCCAATTATTTCATCTTGGAGTTAACATATATTATTTTATAAAGAAATCCAAATTTATCAGATTTATTTTTCCATCATATCATTTTCACGAATTGAAGAGGATTCTATATAATGGGAGTAGTGATTTTCTTTCGGTTTTTACGGATGCTATTATGATTTATGTTGTTAATAAGGCGATACTTAAGTTTTTACCTAACGAGTATTTAGAGGCCTTTGCTTCAGCAACTATCTTTACTGCACTGATTACTAAGATATATGTGGGTTCACAAGTAGGATTACAGCCTATTTTGTCCAGGTTTTTGGGAAAAGGATATTTTAATAAATTGAAGAATATATTTGTTTATTCACTTAAGAGAAGTGTTGTATATGCTGTTATTTTATATATTATCTTGATTCCTGTTTCATTTATATTGTTACCTTATCTTTTGGATAATAAAGATTTGGTGTTTATCGCTTTTAGAATATACCTGGGTGTGGGTATAGCGTATATATCTTCTTGTGTTGGAGTTCAGATAATATTGTTTTTTACTGCAATCAATAGACCCATAGAGTCGTTAGCTATTGCATTTATCAGAACTATAATATTGATTCCTTTATCAAGTATAAGCATGATTTACTTGATTGGGGTTGATGGTATAGCGATAGGATTTTTGTTGCCTGAAATATTAATTAGTGTGGTGTTTGTTTATTATTACAAGAAAGCTGATTTTATGAAGTATAAAATTGAATATGATAGATGA
- a CDS encoding polyamine aminopropyltransferase — MAKENSIKKDMSNEKINAAPLMFAVFIIAICGIIYELIIGAISSYLLGDSVKQYSITIGLYMSAMGIGSYITKKFKRNLFDVFVVIELTIGLVGGISAVALFAAYGYTKVYLPVMYMTIITIGILVGLEIPILTRIIEEKENNLRMTLANVLSFDYIGALIGSVAFPLILLPHLGYIKTAFLVGFINIVVANIIIYKYSEHIKRIDILKIVAAFFALIIIVGFITADSTADKIEDSFYRDQIIYRKQTKHQRIVVTKHRDDLRLFLNGNVQFSSQDEYRYHESLIHPAMSLAKERKEILILGGGDGLAAREILKYDDVERITLVDLDKEVVDFCKTNPLVKSLSNKSLDNDKVNVINQDAYKFLETTNNKYDVVIVDLPDPNNEALNKLYTNLFYRLINSRLDDGGMIAIQSTSPYYAEQAYWCIRKTVESEGLYTTGYHLYVPSFGDWGFTLASNQEFDKDDINLSVPTKYLNDDMVKALFVFADDEKKSKDKVEVNSLTNPVLFGYYQKAWDSY, encoded by the coding sequence ATGGCAAAGGAAAATAGCATTAAAAAAGATATGAGTAATGAAAAAATTAATGCTGCCCCTCTAATGTTTGCTGTTTTTATTATAGCTATATGTGGAATAATATATGAACTGATTATTGGTGCAATCAGTTCATATTTATTGGGGGATAGTGTTAAGCAGTATTCTATTACTATAGGATTATATATGAGTGCTATGGGTATAGGTTCATATATAACTAAGAAGTTCAAACGTAATTTGTTTGATGTTTTTGTGGTTATTGAATTAACAATAGGTCTAGTTGGAGGTATATCGGCAGTGGCGTTATTTGCTGCATACGGATATACCAAAGTATATCTGCCTGTTATGTATATGACAATAATTACAATTGGTATTTTAGTAGGATTAGAGATACCTATACTTACACGCATCATTGAAGAAAAAGAAAATAATCTTAGAATGACACTTGCTAATGTACTTAGTTTTGATTATATTGGTGCACTAATAGGTTCAGTTGCATTTCCCTTGATTCTTTTACCACATCTAGGGTATATAAAAACTGCTTTTCTAGTAGGTTTTATCAATATTGTAGTAGCTAATATTATCATATATAAGTATAGTGAGCATATTAAGAGAATTGATATACTTAAAATTGTAGCTGCATTTTTTGCTCTAATAATTATTGTAGGTTTTATAACAGCTGATTCCACTGCAGATAAAATTGAAGATAGTTTTTATAGAGATCAAATAATATATAGGAAGCAGACCAAGCATCAGAGGATAGTTGTGACAAAACATCGAGATGACCTTCGTTTGTTTCTTAATGGAAATGTGCAATTCAGTTCACAGGATGAATATAGATACCATGAATCTTTAATTCATCCTGCAATGAGCCTTGCAAAAGAACGTAAAGAGATATTGATACTTGGTGGTGGTGATGGATTGGCTGCTAGGGAGATTCTAAAATATGATGATGTTGAAAGAATTACTCTAGTAGATTTAGATAAAGAAGTAGTAGATTTCTGTAAGACCAATCCCCTAGTAAAATCATTGAGTAATAAATCATTGGATAATGATAAGGTAAATGTCATTAATCAGGATGCTTACAAGTTTCTTGAAACAACAAACAATAAATATGATGTTGTCATTGTGGATCTCCCTGATCCTAACAATGAAGCTTTAAATAAATTATATACTAATCTATTTTACAGACTGATAAATAGTAGATTAGACGATGGCGGTATGATTGCTATTCAATCAACAAGTCCTTATTATGCTGAACAAGCTTACTGGTGCATTCGCAAAACTGTTGAGTCAGAAGGATTGTATACTACTGGATATCATTTGTATGTTCCTTCATTTGGAGATTGGGGATTTACTTTAGCCTCAAATCAGGAATTTGATAAAGATGATATTAATCTATCAGTCCCAACTAAGTATCTGAATGATGATATGGTAAAAGCTCTATTTGTTTTTGCTGATGATGAGAAAAAATCTAAAGATAAAGTAGAGGTAAACAGCCTTACCAATCCTGTTTTATTTGGATATTATCAAAAAGCATGGGACAGTTATTAA
- a CDS encoding L-2-amino-thiazoline-4-carboxylic acid hydrolase, whose product MKDFLHKYFTEIQTDDILTNYNGILEQMITEQESKRTSKQYKTAKTRILDRIAFYLSIRKYLDDDKALEYAKEYYYSKTTKMSNFMKKVGKSTIGCILFKKAFVSGLKADTWVTNSIQNDNKGLNFNITKCLYKDLCDYYKCPNLCKMFCDGDWLMFGKMEKLKFSREYTLGYGDDVCDFHFKNTKNKMG is encoded by the coding sequence ATGAAAGATTTTTTACATAAATACTTTACTGAGATACAAACAGACGATATATTAACAAATTATAATGGAATACTGGAGCAAATGATAACTGAGCAAGAATCAAAGCGCACATCTAAACAGTATAAAACTGCCAAAACACGTATACTTGATAGAATAGCATTCTATTTATCCATTCGCAAATATCTGGATGACGACAAAGCACTTGAATATGCTAAAGAGTATTATTACTCTAAAACAACCAAAATGAGTAACTTCATGAAAAAAGTTGGAAAGTCAACAATTGGATGTATACTCTTCAAAAAAGCATTTGTATCTGGATTGAAGGCGGATACTTGGGTTACAAATAGTATACAAAATGATAATAAAGGATTAAACTTTAATATCACAAAATGTCTCTATAAAGACTTATGCGATTATTATAAATGCCCAAATCTATGTAAGATGTTTTGCGACGGTGATTGGTTGATGTTTGGTAAAATGGAGAAACTTAAATTTTCTAGAGAGTACACACTTGGGTATGGTGATGATGTATGTGATTTTCATTTTAAAAATACAAAAAATAAAATGGGATAG
- a CDS encoding potassium channel family protein has product MISVLINAIKVLHISMEKSKIYKLIGIFLVALFVCSTAFYVFESKANADLSYGDSLWWGFVTTTTVGYGDYFPITIPGRLFGIALMLIGISTFGFLTAAIASIFIDNKMKEGMGLMDIKFENHIVLIGWNKKSETMLKELVEDSEERKIVIVSDIERLNLPYKNTYFVHGDPTIDETLIRANISCADIVMVVADENLKNNDGMADAKSVLVCLAVDKFNTNIHLIAEVLNEENIPHFERANVNDIIVSNQMSSRVMVRSAVYKNVSSVLKELLTNSYGNELYECKVKKDDIGISFKELSMKYINDYNTIVVGIANEKVSLNPDKDRKIKKDDVIIYISNEKL; this is encoded by the coding sequence ATGATATCAGTATTAATAAATGCAATTAAGGTTCTTCATATATCAATGGAAAAAAGCAAGATATATAAATTGATAGGAATTTTTTTAGTGGCATTATTTGTTTGTTCAACAGCATTTTATGTTTTTGAAAGTAAGGCTAATGCTGATTTAAGTTATGGTGATTCTTTATGGTGGGGATTTGTTACAACCACAACTGTTGGATATGGTGATTACTTCCCTATAACTATTCCAGGGCGTTTATTCGGCATAGCTTTAATGTTAATAGGCATTAGTACATTTGGTTTTTTAACAGCAGCTATTGCATCGATTTTTATAGATAATAAAATGAAAGAAGGTATGGGACTTATGGACATCAAGTTTGAAAATCATATCGTACTCATTGGTTGGAATAAAAAAAGTGAAACTATGTTAAAGGAATTAGTAGAAGATAGTGAAGAACGTAAAATAGTTATAGTTTCTGATATTGAAAGATTGAATCTTCCATACAAAAACACTTATTTTGTTCATGGAGATCCTACTATAGATGAAACACTTATAAGAGCTAATATCTCTTGTGCAGATATTGTCATGGTTGTAGCAGATGAAAATTTGAAAAATAATGATGGAATGGCAGATGCCAAATCAGTTCTTGTATGTCTAGCTGTTGATAAATTCAATACAAATATTCATCTCATAGCAGAAGTCCTCAATGAAGAGAATATACCTCATTTTGAAAGAGCCAACGTAAATGATATTATTGTCAGTAACCAAATGAGCAGCAGAGTTATGGTCAGGAGTGCAGTCTATAAGAATGTAAGTTCTGTATTAAAAGAATTATTGACCAACTCTTACGGTAATGAATTGTATGAATGTAAAGTTAAGAAAGATGATATAGGAATATCCTTCAAAGAATTGTCTATGAAGTATATTAATGATTATAATACTATTGTAGTTGGTATAGCTAACGAAAAAGTATCTCTAAATCCAGATAAAGATAGAAAAATAAAAAAGGACGATGTTATCATATACATATCTAATGAAAAGTTATAA
- a CDS encoding DUF4178 domain-containing protein yields the protein MGFIDRIKNISRANKTAKMEKESNEITVFNMRVGDIVSIEEVDYEVKGILKFNDHGWRWTEYKLKDSRKTYWLSVEEDDEVEICLYREVVAIITEAPRVYEYKGVTYYMQEGSDAKVEYVEGQVNAVKGEEVDYYEYSDEDGENLLSLEIWNGEVEMAIGREIEDYNVVIYPKS from the coding sequence ATGGGATTTATTGATAGAATTAAAAATATATCAAGAGCCAATAAAACTGCAAAGATGGAAAAGGAAAGCAACGAAATCACAGTTTTTAATATGAGGGTTGGAGATATTGTTTCTATTGAAGAAGTTGATTATGAAGTAAAAGGTATATTAAAGTTCAATGATCATGGATGGAGATGGACCGAGTACAAATTAAAAGATTCTAGAAAAACCTATTGGTTAAGTGTAGAAGAAGATGATGAAGTCGAAATATGCTTATATAGGGAAGTTGTTGCTATAATCACGGAGGCTCCAAGAGTATACGAATATAAAGGAGTTACATATTATATGCAAGAAGGCAGCGATGCAAAAGTAGAATATGTAGAAGGTCAAGTAAACGCTGTAAAAGGTGAAGAAGTTGATTACTATGAGTATTCTGATGAAGACGGAGAAAATCTTCTTTCCCTTGAGATATGGAATGGTGAAGTAGAAATGGCAATTGGTAGAGAAATAGAAGATTATAATGTTGTTATTTATCCAAAAAGTTAG
- the speD gene encoding adenosylmethionine decarboxylase — protein MNKKYKLYGFNNLTKTLNMNFYNIYYIDGNELKDQYIDYINCNFSADNLTKVLRKVTKMIGANILNIAKQDYDPQGASVNLLISEGQIPVVKVDDSCNRGNLMPNDGHVVGHLDKSHVTVHTYPENNYHSNIYVVRIDIEVSTCGEISPLVVINYLIEQFGSDMVTLDYRVRGFSRDINGRKRYNDNNIKSIQEFISEDNKSCCELVDFNLPKENIYYTKMRNDDFEIDKHLFKLKEEDVQDKKVKCIIDKIKNELNTIFYGKQ, from the coding sequence TTGAATAAAAAATATAAATTATATGGTTTTAATAACCTGACTAAAACTCTCAATATGAATTTTTATAATATTTATTATATAGATGGTAATGAGTTGAAAGATCAATATATAGACTATATCAATTGTAATTTTAGTGCAGATAATTTAACAAAAGTACTTAGAAAGGTTACTAAGATGATTGGTGCCAATATATTAAATATCGCAAAGCAGGATTATGACCCACAAGGTGCCAGTGTCAATCTATTGATTTCAGAAGGGCAGATACCAGTTGTTAAAGTGGATGATTCCTGCAACAGAGGAAATCTCATGCCTAATGATGGGCATGTGGTAGGGCATTTAGATAAGAGTCATGTTACTGTACATACTTATCCAGAAAACAATTATCATAGCAATATATATGTGGTAAGAATAGATATTGAAGTTAGTACTTGTGGTGAAATATCACCTTTAGTAGTTATCAATTACTTGATTGAACAATTTGGTTCAGATATGGTAACTCTAGATTATAGGGTTAGAGGATTCAGCAGAGATATTAATGGAAGAAAACGTTACAATGATAATAATATAAAATCCATACAAGAGTTTATTTCAGAGGATAATAAGTCATGTTGTGAGTTAGTTGATTTTAATTTACCAAAAGAAAATATATATTATACCAAAATGAGAAATGATGATTTTGAAATTGATAAACATTTATTTAAGCTAAAAGAAGAAGATGTACAAGATAAAAAAGTCAAATGTATAATAGACAAAATCAAGAATGAATTGAATACTATATTTTATGGAAAACAATAA
- the larC gene encoding nickel pincer cofactor biosynthesis protein LarC: MNKILYFDCLGGLSGDMTLGALVDLGVDKDILIGELDKLGVEGFCLDINKKRKDGISATDVYVHIDENLVYPKRNLNDIINIINDSSISVRAKEISKSIFILVAECEAKVHGQPIEDIFFHEIGALDSMVDIIGASICIDLLDIDKIYASPIHLGTGFIECANGIIPIPAPATMEVLRDVPVYQTNIKTELVTPTGAAIIKTIAEDFISMPKMTIRKIGYGSGKKKLPIKNLLRVFIGEEVVN, from the coding sequence ATGAACAAAATACTTTATTTTGATTGTTTAGGTGGTCTTAGCGGTGATATGACCTTAGGGGCACTTGTTGATTTGGGTGTTGATAAAGATATTCTAATAGGAGAATTGGATAAGCTTGGAGTTGAGGGATTTTGCCTTGATATTAATAAAAAAAGAAAAGATGGAATTAGTGCTACAGATGTTTATGTACATATTGATGAAAATTTAGTCTATCCAAAAAGGAATTTAAATGATATTATTAATATTATAAATGATAGTTCAATTAGTGTAAGAGCGAAAGAAATCAGTAAATCAATATTTATCTTAGTTGCTGAGTGTGAAGCAAAGGTTCATGGGCAGCCTATAGAAGATATTTTCTTCCATGAAATAGGTGCATTGGACTCTATGGTAGATATCATTGGAGCTTCAATTTGTATTGATTTACTTGATATTGATAAAATATATGCATCTCCTATTCATTTAGGTACTGGATTCATAGAATGTGCAAATGGCATTATACCAATACCTGCTCCAGCTACCATGGAAGTATTGAGAGATGTACCGGTGTATCAAACTAATATCAAAACTGAATTAGTAACACCAACTGGTGCTGCTATCATTAAAACCATAGCAGAAGATTTCATTTCAATGCCTAAAATGACCATTAGAAAGATTGGTTATGGCTCGGGTAAAAAGAAATTACCTATAAAGAATTTGTTAAGAGTCTTCATAGGAGAAGAGGTGGTTAATTGA
- a CDS encoding PspA/IM30 family protein: protein MGIFNRISTVFKSNVNDLISKAEDPEKMLNQLIIDMGEQYNKAKGSVASAIADEKKLKKALDEEVAKAAQWAKKAELAVANGNDALALQALNRKKEYDDLAEQYRQQWQAQKNATDNLKAGLRDLSNKIEEAKRKKGLLIARTKRAEAQKSIQKTMSSVNDTSVFDTFSRISEKVDTIESEAEAATELNSYMANDDLDSQFAELENSDSEVMDELAALKAKLGKE from the coding sequence ATGGGTATATTTAATCGTATAAGTACAGTATTTAAATCAAATGTTAATGATCTTATTTCAAAAGCTGAAGATCCTGAGAAAATGTTGAATCAATTGATTATTGATATGGGTGAACAGTATAATAAAGCAAAGGGATCTGTTGCGTCAGCTATAGCTGATGAGAAAAAGCTTAAGAAAGCTTTAGATGAAGAAGTTGCAAAGGCTGCTCAATGGGCTAAAAAAGCTGAATTAGCTGTTGCTAATGGTAATGATGCTCTAGCATTACAAGCTCTTAACAGAAAGAAAGAATATGATGACCTTGCTGAACAATATCGTCAACAATGGCAAGCTCAAAAAAATGCAACTGATAATTTGAAAGCAGGACTTAGAGATCTTAGTAATAAAATAGAAGAAGCTAAACGTAAAAAAGGCTTATTAATCGCTAGAACAAAAAGAGCTGAAGCTCAAAAATCTATTCAAAAAACTATGTCAAGCGTTAATGATACAAGTGTATTTGATACTTTTTCTAGAATCAGTGAAAAAGTAGATACAATTGAAAGTGAAGCTGAAGCAGCTACAGAATTAAATAGCTATATGGCTAATGATGATCTAGACAGTCAATTTGCAGAACTTGAAAATTCAGATTCTGAGGTAATGGATGAACTTGCTGCACTAAAAGCTAAACTTGGTAAAGAATAA
- a CDS encoding metal ABC transporter permease, giving the protein MTPQLEIQIIAVIVAIACSIPGVFLVLRSMAMMSDAITHTILLGIVGAYFIVFDLSSPVLIIGAAVVGLLTVYLVELLNSTKLLSEDSAIGVVFPLLFSIAIIIISKYASSVHLDTDSVLLGELAFAPFNRMVIGSVDIGAKAIYSMGTILLINLVLVIIFFKELKLATFDKGLAAVLGFSPILVHYGLMTSVSVTAVGAFEAVGSILVIAFMVGPPISAYLITDNLKKMLVLSGIIGAVNAVAGYQIAEFFDVSIAGCMAAVTGLTFMLVFVFAPKRGIITIMRRRKYQEIDFAAKTMLFHVYNHEGNENEYIENGIVSICNHLNWQKDFLERIVMRLKNDNYIIETNGIFKLTDEGREYTVRSYEEIVAQ; this is encoded by the coding sequence ATGACACCACAATTAGAGATTCAAATAATAGCAGTAATAGTTGCAATAGCTTGTTCTATCCCAGGGGTATTTTTAGTTCTAAGAAGTATGGCTATGATGTCAGATGCTATAACCCATACAATATTATTAGGAATTGTAGGAGCATATTTTATAGTATTCGATCTGAGCTCACCTGTTTTAATAATAGGGGCGGCAGTAGTTGGATTACTTACAGTATATTTGGTGGAACTTCTTAATTCAACTAAATTATTATCAGAGGATTCGGCAATAGGTGTTGTATTTCCACTACTTTTCAGTATTGCAATAATCATTATTTCAAAATATGCTAGCTCAGTTCACTTAGATACGGATTCAGTATTATTAGGAGAGTTGGCTTTCGCACCATTTAACAGAATGGTTATTGGTTCAGTTGACATTGGAGCAAAAGCAATTTATTCTATGGGAACAATATTGTTGATAAATCTAGTATTGGTAATTATATTTTTTAAGGAATTGAAGTTAGCTACTTTTGATAAAGGGTTGGCAGCGGTTCTAGGTTTTTCACCCATCCTAGTTCACTATGGGTTGATGACTTCCGTTTCAGTTACGGCAGTAGGAGCTTTTGAAGCAGTAGGATCCATATTGGTGATTGCATTTATGGTAGGTCCACCTATTTCGGCATATTTGATAACTGATAATCTTAAGAAAATGTTGGTATTAAGTGGTATAATAGGCGCTGTCAATGCTGTTGCAGGGTATCAGATAGCTGAGTTTTTTGATGTATCTATTGCAGGATGTATGGCAGCCGTTACGGGTTTAACTTTCATGTTAGTATTTGTTTTTGCACCAAAACGTGGAATAATAACTATAATGAGAAGGCGTAAGTACCAAGAAATCGATTTCGCTGCAAAAACAATGTTATTCCATGTTTATAATCACGAAGGTAATGAAAATGAATATATAGAAAATGGTATAGTAAGTATATGTAATCATTTGAATTGGCAGAAAGATTTCTTGGAACGTATTGTAATGAGATTAAAAAATGATAACTATATTATTGAAACTAATGGAATCTTTAAACTGACTGATGAAGGAAGGGAATATACTGTCAGAAGTTATGAAGAGATTGTAGCTCAATAA
- a CDS encoding DUF350 domain-containing protein: MDFLNNEFVATIIYAILALVLMFVGYKVFDMITPYNFAEEIKEKNPAVGAVIAGIFIAVAIIIKAAIA, from the coding sequence ATGGATTTCTTAAATAATGAATTTGTAGCAACTATAATTTATGCTATTCTAGCGTTAGTTTTAATGTTTGTAGGATATAAAGTGTTTGATATGATAACACCTTATAATTTCGCTGAAGAGATTAAGGAGAAAAATCCTGCTGTGGGAGCAGTAATAGCTGGGATTTTTATTGCAGTTGCAATAATCATAAAAGCTGCTATAGCATAA